TGTAGCTACCCTGTTGCTGATCTGGCGAGCGACGTCGCAGCCCTCGGACCGTTTCTGGGACAATATCCTGCGCAGCGGGCAGTGGCGAGTGGCCATGGATCCAAGTTTTCCCCCGTTTGAAGACCTGGGCGAAGATGGCCAGCCAGTGGGCTTCGACGTGGATCTGGCGCAGGAAATCGCCGATCGCTGGGGTGTCGAACTGCAGATCGAAGGCGTTGGATTCGACGGCCTTATCGATGTTGTCTGGGCCAGCCGCGTGGATAGTGTGATATCGGCAGTGCCTTATCAACCGTTATTCAGCGAGGATGTGGCATTCTCCCAGCCCTATTTCGAGGCAGGTCTGGTATTGGTCACCAACTTGGAGTCCGTGAATGTTCAATCTGTGGACGATCTGGCGGGGCGGTCGGTCGCGGTGGAGTGGGGCTCAGAGGGCGATGTTCAGGCCCGGGCTTTGCAGCGGCGGTTTCCGGATCTTCAGATTCAGGCGAAAGAAACGCCTGCGGATGCGCTGCGGGCTGTGGCGACGGGAACAGCCCAGGCAGCCCTGGTCGATCATGTCAGTGCTCTGCAATTCCAGGGCCAGGGTGGCCTTGTGACCATAGCGCCCGAGGTTATCGTTTCCGATCCCTATGTGGTCGTGATGCCGCGCAAGGCGCCGCGGTTGCAGCAGGAGATCGGGTTGGTGCTTGAGGAGATGGCAGCCGACGGCACACTGGAGCGGCTGACCGACAGGTGGTTTGTGACGCGGTGATGCGGAGGCGCGGAGGTGCGGAGACACGGAGACGCGGGGACGCGGGGATGCGGGGATGCGGGGACGGTTTGGACCACGAAGGCGCGAAGGGACACGAAGGACACGAAGCGCGAAGGGTGCGAAGGGCACGAAGGACGCGGGGATGCGGGGACGGTTTGGACCACGAAGGCGCGAAGGGACACGAAGGACACGAAGCGCGAAGGGTGCGAAGGGCACGAAGTGAAGTTGCCCTGGTTTGGTGGACACACAGAGAAGGGTGTATCATGACGCTGGAGGGCAGGGAGATGCGGTGACGCGGGGACCCTGAGACTCTGAGACTCCGACTCTCTGACCCTCCGACATTCCGACCTTCTGCCTCTGCGACAGGTTCGTCAGGCGCCTACGAGTCCCACGGTACCCGCAGTTCATACCACGATGATTTTCCCGGTTCGATAACGATCGTATCGCGGTAAGTTTGGCCACCCAGGTTCACTTCAACCTGGTAGGTATTGGCCGGGATGTCGGCCAATAGGAAGTTTTCGCCCCACTCGTCGTCGGGATTGATGAGGGCAGGATCGTCGACGTAGGTGGAAATATAGTAGCGTGGCGTGCTGAATTCGGGTCCCGGATAGAGTAACAATTCGACTTCCGGAAGGTGACGGCCATCGTCGGTCAGAATGCGTCCACCCAGGGCACCGTGCCCCGGCAACGGTTCCAGCCAATATTCGGCGTTGCGCGTGCTGGTGAAATCGTTTTCTCCCACCCGTACCTCGACGTGGACGTGGGGCCCCAGGGCGATTCCAGTCATGCCGATTTCGCCGATCTGTTGACCGCGGGATACCCACTGACCCAGTTCGATGGAGATCGAATTCAGGTGGCCGAACAGGACGTACAGATACTGGTCGCCGTAGTCGCGATCCAGCAGGATGACAATCGTATTGCCGAAGAAGTTGGTGGTGGGACCTACCGCCTGATCGCTGTCCGGTCCGGCGAAGATGACGGTGCCATCAGCCGGGGCAAACAGCGGTGTGCCCAGCGGATTGGCGATATCGACTCCCTGATGGACCAGGTATTTGCCGCCACCGGTGCTGCCGTAGGGATAGAAGGGGCTGGCCCATTGGGTGGTGTCTGGTCCGGTAGGACGACCCAGCCAAAAATGATCCGTTGCCTGCGAAACATCGGGTGTGGGCCAGAAACCGGCTGGTGAGACGGCAGGTCTGGTCGGGCTTTTGGCGGGTTCTGCGGGAGTTTCCGGGCTTGTTTCCCCGGGCGCAGGAAGAGGTGTTTGCGTCGGCGTGGCGGTCGCTGTCGGCCGGGGTGTCGCCGTGTCTGTGGGCATGGGTGTGACTGTCGGTGTTGCCGTGGCAGTTGGCGTTGGCGTGGCGGTAGCGCTTGCCGTTGGTGATGGAGAAGGCGTGGTCGTGGGTGTGAGGGTGGCTGTGGGCGTGGATGTTGTTTCAAGACCAGCGTTGCCGGCACAGCCAGCTACAAAAAGAGTCGCGGCAAGGACAAAAAGCACCGGTCCTGGCCGCAGCTTCGAGAGAGGGCCGATGCTCTGCACGAGATGGTCAACAGTTAACACGATTTATACCTTGTGAGTCAGATTCTTGCATACTGGGCAAAAGTATGGTACTTCGGCTTCGCCCCTCGACACGCCGACACGCCGAAAGGCGGCCCTGCCGGGCAGCTCGGGGCATCGCTCAGCACCGGTTCTGGCTTGTCCAGGTCAGGTGTGACGTGGGTTGATTATAGCTGGGGCATGGGGCAAAATGCAAATCGCAGGTAATAAATGGCAGGTGGCAGATTATGAATGATGGACGGCTGAGGACCATGCAAGAGCAAGGAGTAGGGGCGATGCATTTTGATATCTTCACCCTGTTTCCGGGAATGTTCGACGGCCCTTTTGACGATAGTATCATCAAGAGGGCCCGGGAGTCAGGGATTATCTCGATCGAATTACACAACATTCGGGACTACGCCGAGGGAAAGCATAGCGTCACCGATGACTATCCCTATGGCGGCGGTGGCGGCATGGTCATGAAGCCGGAACCGATTTTCAGGGCCGTGGAGTCTGTTCCAGGCCTGGCTGAAGGTCGTTCTGAAGCTTCTTCTCTTCCTGGGAATGCCGCGAGCGAACGGCCCGCCATTATCCTGCTCTCGCCGCAAGGCCGGCCGTTTGATCAGAGTGTGGCCCTGGAACTGGCCGATCATTCACGGCTGGCATTGGTCTGTGGACGTTACGAGGGTGTCGACGAGCGGGTCCGCCGCTATCTATGTACGGACGAGATATCCATCGGCGACTTTGTGCTATCGGGTGGAGAGATCGCAGCCATGGTGATCGTGGATGCTGTGACGCGGCTGTTGCCCGGGGCATTGGGATCTGAGCATGGTGCCGATCAGGACTCCCATGCCACCGGGCTTTTGGAGCATCCGCATTACACGCGGCCGCCAGATTTCAGGGGTTGGCATGTGCCTGACGTGTTGCTCTCAGGACATCATGGCAATGTGGACCGGTGGCGCCGGCAACAGTCACTCCTGCGGACGTGGCAACGCCGTCCCGATCTGCTTGATACCGCCTGGTTAACCGAGGATGATCTCACATTTTTGGAGGGGCTGGAACGGGAGATGCCGGTGGGTTAGTTGGTGCGATGCATTCCCCGGGGAATGCGTGCCAGGCGGATAGCGCCTACATTTTCACGGTTTTTCTCTCAAATAAAAAGGCGATTCAAGCGGAAAGGAATTTGCCCAGGCAGGTGCTGTGTGCTATACTTTCCCTCTGTAGGTCCACCGCGGCGTGGACCTATTGCCTGCAATGGCATAAAAACCAAAAAATCGTGGGATTTATCCCAATTAGGAAGGTCAAAAATGCAGCATCCTTTGCTTGAGTCTCTGGAGCCAAAGCCCCATCCCGGTATTCCCGAGCTTTCCGTAGGCGATACCGTGCGGGTGCACGCCCGCATTGTTGAAGGTAGTCGAGAACGTATCCAGGTTTTTCAGGGTACGTTGATTCGCATCAAAGGAAAAAAGGCGGCCGGGTCCAGCTTCACAGTTCGCCGCATTGCTTCCCATGGCATCGGGGTCGAACGCACCTTTCTGCTTCACTCTCCTCGTATAGACAAGGTCGAGGTGGTGCGCAAGGCCAAGGTGCGCCGGGCCAAGCTGTACTACCTGCGCGATCGCCGAGGCAAGGCGGCGCGGCTCAAGGAACGGGCGCGGCGTTAAAGCGCTGACCACTGCGGTCAGGAACCTGGCAACTGGCATTGCCATCCGGTTTCGCCAGGATTGCCTCGAAGACAAAGAGAAGCGACGAATCGGCGTAGGGTTTTAGCCCTGCGCCTTGTTTTATCCGGCAGGGTGGAATCGGGATAGGGGCACCTGTCATGGCGGCACAGGGAAAAAGCCAGCGCGATGGACCGACACTTGATTGGGAACGTCGCCTTTGGGCCGAAGGTTTCCGGCGGGTTGCCGGACTGGACGAGGCAGGACGTGGTGCGTTGGCTGGGCCTGTCGTTGCTGCAGCTGTGATTCTGCCTTGTGACCCGAAGGTGGCCAGGCGTCTCGATGGAGTGGCTGACTCGAAAACGTTGACAGCACTTCGGCGGGAGAGG
This genomic stretch from Chloroflexota bacterium harbors:
- the trmD gene encoding tRNA (guanosine(37)-N1)-methyltransferase TrmD produces the protein MHFDIFTLFPGMFDGPFDDSIIKRARESGIISIELHNIRDYAEGKHSVTDDYPYGGGGGMVMKPEPIFRAVESVPGLAEGRSEASSLPGNAASERPAIILLSPQGRPFDQSVALELADHSRLALVCGRYEGVDERVRRYLCTDEISIGDFVLSGGEIAAMVIVDAVTRLLPGALGSEHGADQDSHATGLLEHPHYTRPPDFRGWHVPDVLLSGHHGNVDRWRRQQSLLRTWQRRPDLLDTAWLTEDDLTFLEGLEREMPVG
- the rplS gene encoding 50S ribosomal protein L19, translating into MQHPLLESLEPKPHPGIPELSVGDTVRVHARIVEGSRERIQVFQGTLIRIKGKKAAGSSFTVRRIASHGIGVERTFLLHSPRIDKVEVVRKAKVRRAKLYYLRDRRGKAARLKERARR
- a CDS encoding M23 family metallopeptidase; the encoded protein is MLTVDHLVQSIGPLSKLRPGPVLFVLAATLFVAGCAGNAGLETTSTPTATLTPTTTPSPSPTASATATPTPTATATPTVTPMPTDTATPRPTATATPTQTPLPAPGETSPETPAEPAKSPTRPAVSPAGFWPTPDVSQATDHFWLGRPTGPDTTQWASPFYPYGSTGGGKYLVHQGVDIANPLGTPLFAPADGTVIFAGPDSDQAVGPTTNFFGNTIVILLDRDYGDQYLYVLFGHLNSISIELGQWVSRGQQIGEIGMTGIALGPHVHVEVRVGENDFTSTRNAEYWLEPLPGHGALGGRILTDDGRHLPEVELLLYPGPEFSTPRYYISTYVDDPALINPDDEWGENFLLADIPANTYQVEVNLGGQTYRDTIVIEPGKSSWYELRVPWDS
- a CDS encoding ABC transporter substrate-binding protein, whose protein sequence is MAADSRVLRRRWLILAAGIALLVATLLLIWRATSQPSDRFWDNILRSGQWRVAMDPSFPPFEDLGEDGQPVGFDVDLAQEIADRWGVELQIEGVGFDGLIDVVWASRVDSVISAVPYQPLFSEDVAFSQPYFEAGLVLVTNLESVNVQSVDDLAGRSVAVEWGSEGDVQARALQRRFPDLQIQAKETPADALRAVATGTAQAALVDHVSALQFQGQGGLVTIAPEVIVSDPYVVVMPRKAPRLQQEIGLVLEEMAADGTLERLTDRWFVTR